The Leptospira yasudae DNA segment TGCAGGAAAACACACAAAACCCGACCGTAGGTTTTGAGGCCAATCTCGCGAGAGAAAAAGACTTCGTTTCCAAAGTGAAATGGAATCACGCGGACGTGTTAAGTTTGATCGTCGACGGCGAGAAAAACAGAAGCGTCGTAGAATGGGAAATCGATTACGTTCATAAGGAATGGGGTCATATCAAAACCACGCAAGCAAGCGTGCAAACTTGGAAGGATGGAAAGATCATTCACGAACGTTTTTACTACTCGGTCAACTGAGTCATCAACGGGATGGGAAAATATTTCCCGTCCCGTACTGAGGTTTAAATCCGTGCGGTATAATAGATTCATACCCGCTCTCCGGGATTTTTCACGGATTTTTTTTATACGATTGCGCTTTTTTTCCGTACTGCTTCTTTGGAAACGGAATGTCTCCTAGAAAAAACAAACCGCCGATGCTCGCTCTTTCCGACGTTGTCGAAGACAGGGATCGTTTTTTCTACGTAGGGCGTTTGGAGGATCTTCCGCCTAACTTTCAAGAATACGATAGCGCGCATCGTCATTCATACTTTGCGCTTTTTTTCTTTGAGAAAGGAGAAGGGATTCATACGATCGATTTTCATGAATTTACGATCGAGCCAAACTCATTGTTCTTTTTAAAACCGGGTCAGGTTCACTCTTGGAAATTTTCAAAACCGGTGAAGGGCTACGCGCTGAAAATCTCTCCCGAGTTTTATTCGGAACGGGGTGAGAATCTTTCTTCCATACGCGAATTTCCTTTTTTCTCCTTTGCGCCCGGTTTGTCCAAAATCAAAATCGAGGACGTTTCAAGATTGAACTCCGACTTTCGAAGACTTTTGGAAGAGGCCGTATCGGACAAAGATCAAAAAATGCTCTTCGCATTAACACAAGTTGCGCTTTGTCAGGCGAAAAAAGAATACGTCCGTGAATTCGACGCCGGTACGGATTCGGGAAAATCCGCAGCAGTGGTTTCGTTTCAAAGTCTATTGGAAGAGAATTTTCTGAAGGAACGCAATACTACCTTCTATTCGAGAAAGATCGGAATCGCTCCGAACACTCTCAACCGCATCTGTCACGAAACGCTCGGGAAGTCGGTCAAAGCCGTGATCCACGATAGAATTCTTCTCGAAATCAAACGGCTTCTGTTACATTCGAATTTGAATATTACGCAAATATCATACGAACTCGGGTTCGAGGATAACGCGTATTTCAGCCGGTATTTTAAAGCGAAGTCCGGGATTTCACCGGAAAAGTTTCGGGAATCACGGACGAAAAACACAACAAAATAGAAGATCCGTCCATTTACATTTCGTTTTAAATTTTCTATAGTTCTCCTATCTTAAAGGAGATTTGAATGGTCGATAAATTCTTTCAGACGGAAGCGAGTTGGATTCTTACCTGTTTAAGAATCACGTTAGGCGTCGTTATGCTTCCGCACGGATTGCAGAAACTTTTCGGATGGTTCGGAGGTTTCGGTTTCGGAGCAACGATGAACTTCTTCTCTTCTCAAGGAATCCCTTCCTTGGTCGCGTTTCTTGTGATCGTCGCCGAATCCTTCGGTGCGCTCGGTTTGATTCTCGGATTTTGCACGAAACTTTCCGCGTTCGGAATCGCGCTGACGATGATCGGAGCCGCGTTCTTTGTCAGGGAACACGGATTCTTTATGAACTGGTTCGGCAGTCAAGGCGGAGAAGGTTTTGAATATCACATTCTTGCGATCGGAATCGCGGTAGCGTTGTTGTTCGAAGGAGGTGGAGCGTTTTCGATAGACGCTTTGATCGCGGAGAAGTTCGAATAGAGTTTCCTTTTCCACACTGGATCCCGGGGAAACTCGGGATCTTTTTATACCGCCGCTTTTCTTCTGGTTTGACTCGGAGTTTTTCCGGTGATCTTTCGAAAGGAATCGTTGAACGAGGACTTGGAGTTGAATCCCACAAAGTAACAGATGGAAAGAATATCCTGTTCCGGATTTTCGTTTAAGAGGGCGACCGCCTCCGCAATTCGATAACGGTTGATATAAGCGTAAAAGCCCGTCTGCAAACGATCGTTTAGAAATTCGGTGAGTTGATAGGGCTTGATTCCGAGATCGTCCGAAAGGGCGGTTAACGTGAGTTCCGGATCTCGATAGAGTTTTTTATCCCGCATCAATTCTTCGATCCTCAGTTCCAAAAGGGATAGATCCACACCGATAAGAAGGGATTTTTCGTATTTTCTTTTCCGAACTTCCCGCGTCAAAGGGGCGAAAAAGTCGGGATAACGGGCGGGAGCGAGAAAGAGCAGAATCACGATAAGAGCTACGAGTAAGGCCCCGATCGAAAACAAAACGTCCATTCCTCCCATAAATCCGAATACGAGACAATACATCGCGACGACCGTGATCGTCGCTAAAACGAAGATGAATCGGATCTGCGTACGTATATCAGGAATTTCGAATACGGTTATCAGCATTCTGTATCTCGCGAGAAAATATCCCGTGGTCGTGGCGGCCGTTATGAGAAACGAAACCGCAAGGAAATGTTTGTATCGGATTTCCCGAAATTCTTTGAGATCCGCTATGATTTCGAAGGAAGGGCGCGCAAAGAACAGAACTTCCAATACGAAAAAAATCGAAGGGAGAACGAAGTGAATTCGTATGTCTTTGTCGAGATCCTGGTTCGGATACAACAACGCGTGCGTATAGAGAAGGGTAAGAGGGCCGATCGTAGAAAACGAAGTCAATAACAGAAAGATCGAATGCGGGAACGTTTGATCTACGAGTCCGATCACGTTGGAAGCCGTGAACAAAATGATTCCCAGAGAGGTAAATAAGAGCGCGAGAAGACGGTTTTCCCTGCGTTTTTGTTCGGGCAGTAATTTTTGAAGGGCGACCAAACAGGCAAGTGCGCTGGCGAAATAAAGAATTCCACGGATGACTTCTTCTTTCGGCATGCGTAAAAACTTACGTCGAAGGAAAGCGTTGTCAAGTTTTACTGGATGTTCGTTCCGTAAAGAAACGTAAAAAAGAACGGATTGTAGATAAAAATCTAAGTAGGCATGAATTATATTCCGATTATATTCCACTTACTGAATTTTCCTCCGAGTTCGGTTTATGAAACTCGGACGTCCGAATTCCGTCCCGCAGACGACCGCTTCTACCGCTCCGAGTATTCTTTCTTTGTCTCAAAAAAGAACGAGGTGAAGAGGTGTTTCTCCCATGAAAATGCGAATGTTCGATGCTGGTAAAAAAACTCTGAAAATCTTTTTGATCACGGCCACCGCGCTGGTTGCCGGTTGTCCCGCGGGAATTTTCACGAAGTTTCCGAATCAAGAGGACGTATGTAAGTTCGATCCTGCGCGCGAGGTTTTGCGCGCTTCTTCCGCGGCTTCCTTTCCGGAACCCGTGTTGGATTCCCTTTCGATCAACGGAAGTTTGGCTTGGCAAAATCTTCCAAGCAGTCCGATTCCCTTGCCTCCTCCGGCGCTCAGTCCGGGGCAGATCGTGACTTTACGCGGAAGCGGTTTCGGTTCCGGAACCGATATCGATTTTTCCAAAATCATGATCGGGAATACTAGAATTCTCGAAACCGATTTGAGAATGTTCGAACAAAAACTGGATCTGATCAAACAAGTGAACTTCGAAGTGAAGGATATGCACGATCAGTGGAATAAGTATATTCTCAGTTGGACCGATACGGAAATCAACTTTAAGGTCCCCGAGCACGTAAGCGAAGGACCGCTCGTCGTTCAGATTCAAAAACGATCCGGGTACAATCTTTCCTTGCTTGATCCTACCAAGCCGCATAACGTCATCGACGCACAAACGAGAAGAATCACGGACGAATCCTTCAAACATAAATGCGACGTCGTGTCGTTGTTAAGCGAAGCGAAAGCGACCAAGCCGCTCGCGGTTACGATCCACAATCCGGGTTTCAACAACTTATTCTCTCTCGGAGAAAAGATCTTTTGGTCTTACGATTTCAACATCGGTTTGGCTCATTCGATCCGGAATCTGGATTGGAATAAGATCTTCGGTTATCAAGCGAAGGATCCGATCACGGGTTACGTGGCCGATCCGGAACTTTTATTCGGAGCCTATCGAGCGATCACGGGAGAAGTTCCCTCCGCCGCGATTGACAACGTGTATTTCGATCCGTATCCGCAGCCGACTCCGATTCCCGGTTATTTAGGAGGAGATCAATTGACGAAAGGAAATACGAGAAGCAGCGGTTGGGCAGGTTATCGGTATAAGGAAGCTTCCCATCCATACACGGGAAAAGGAGAATGGATCGGTTTCAACTGCGCATCCTGTCACGGTTATAGAATCAGCTTCGAAGCTTCTCCCGGAAACGTGGTGACGAAAGTGATTCCCGGTCTTCCGAATCCGACTTGGTCGATGCGCTGGTCGATCCTAGGAGATATGAAAGGGATCAAGGAATCGGAGCCAGGTCCGAGTTTTGATTCTTCCTCCAAGGATATCGATAAAACGGCTCTCATCTATCACATGCCGCAAGGCGCGGGCGAACATACTCTTGTGAGAATCAAGGGAGAAGGAAGCGAGACGGACAACGACTATCAGTTTTCTCCGATCGCGATTCCGAACGTGACCAACTATATGGGTGTTAGGCGATCGCTTTCTCACACCGAGTCGTATGTCGGATTCGAAGGTTCTTATATCCATTCGGAAGAACCGGACGGCGCTACGGGTTCTATGAAGGCGCGCGAACTTCAGGCTTTGACGGCGTATATGACCAAGCTGGATCAATACGACAAACCACTGCGCCAAGTGGGGATTTACCGCTGGCTCAAGTCCAAAGGAAAACTGATTTCGCAAGTCGGTTTTGCTCCGAGTGAAGGAAGTTTTGTGCAAGCTGGTTGGGAATCTTTCCCGGGCGTAACCGAAGCGATTAACCGCGGTAAGGCGACGTATCAAAGGGATTGCGGTTCCTGTCACAGCGATAAGATCGGACTCAATTCCAACGAAAAGATGTTCAAGCTGAACGAAGTGGGAAGATTTTTCGCTCCTACCGTTTATCAAAAGGAACAACAATCGATTCGTGCGAACTTCCTGAGGGATATGTATTGGGTGCAGCACAGAGGATTGTTAAGCGACGGACACGTCCGCAATCTGGAGGACCTGGTTCATCCCGATCGTTGTACGGAAGGTTCTTCGCTTTACAACGCCTATTATACGCTGCACGCATCGGCTCAGCCTCCGCTCGGAGGTCCCGACTTTCCGCAGCCGTATCCTCCTCATAACCGGAAAGGGGACGTGTTTCGAGTATTCAAATCTCCGAATACGGACGCGGGTCAAAAACGGAACCGTTTTATCGAAAGACACAAGTATTTCGTGACTCTTCCGAACGATCCGGATTGGTATTACTGGGATTATCAAAAGATGAGAAGGGAATACGGCCCCGAAGAAATGGGAACCAAACAACCGATCGGTATGCCCGCGGCCCCTCATCCTTGGTGTTCGAGAAGCGCTTCCGAAGTGGAGGACTTAGTCGAGTATATTCTAACACTCTAATGTTCGAATGATTTAGAGGTCCGCCTGATCGCGGACCTCTTTCTTTCCGTCGTTTTGATCCGAATTGGGCGACCCTTGTCCGAAATCGAAACGTTTTTTTGCATCGCCGGGTGATATTTAGAATTTTAGAAAATTCTAAAGTTTTGCCGATGCCGCGATGTCGGGAACTTCGATCCTTTGAATACTCTCTTGGACCGTTCTTATCGAAAACGGTTTTGTCGAGACGGTAAAAAAGGACTATTTGGATTTTTTTCTTTTAGTCGCCGTTTTCTTTTTTGGATTTGTTAAGCGAACTTGTTTTTTGGCGGTTTTGCCTGCGCCGGAAACCGTTACTACATTCCTTTTTTTTACGGAACCGGCTCCGTTCGATTCGCTCGTTTTTTTGCCGTTCTTACTTTGGGTGAAAAGTTTCAACAGAAGTCTGCCGATCTCTTCTCCCTTATCGATTCCCAGATCCACAGTCTTTTTGAGTTTCGAGCCGTTCGTCGTCACGAGGGTTACGGGCAAAGGATCGTCCGGCGAAATCGTATGAATGCGCACTCCTTTGGGAGGTTTCTGCGCGACTTCCCGTGCGAGATTAAAATGATGATGATGCCAGCGATTCATCAACTTCGCCATTCTCCAGTCCTTAGGAAAGGAAAGAAGACTCGTGAGCATACTGAACGGCGGGGAAACCCTTTCCACGGGAGAATTTAAGACAACCGTAATATCTTTGTATCCCGCTTCGATCAGATCCTCCAAAGGAAGAGGGTTGAGAACCGCCGCATCGGAATACAAACGTCCGTCGACTCTGTGTTTTCCGCGAGTCGCGATCGGAAGAGAGGTGGCCGCTTTCAAAAGATCGAATATATTCGAAGAGGTCGCTCGCACGTATTCTATGGTTCTTGTTTGAAGATTGCTGACCGCGACTCGAAATTCGGGAAGACCGAACTTTTCGAAATTCTCCGCTGGAAGAGGATACTTCGATCCGAACAGATCGTCGACGAGATATTCCTGATCGAGAAACGTCTTTCCGCGGAACGGATGAAACGGTGAAATCAACTTTCTTCCGGCAAGTTCGAAATACCAGATCGCGAGAGTCTTTAGACTTTTTTCCGGTTCCGGTTTGGGCATGGTCACGTAATACGCCGCGGAACAAGCCCCGGAGGAAACCGCGACCACGAGATCGAAATGTTTGGGAGAAACCAGAGTATGCAAAGAATGTAATGCTCCTCCGGCAAAAGCTCCCTTCATGCCGCCGCCCTCCACGAGAAGGGCGCGTTTGCTTCCTTTAGCTTCTGGGATTTTCATACGGTGGATTCGACCGCCTGTGTGTCCGGTTCTTCAAAACTTTCTAATTTAGCTTTTTTGAATTCGAATGGATAAGTCATGTTCGTGAGAGTGGCGATTTCGTGCATACGTTCGTGTAGAAATTCTTCCGGATCCTGATTCGGATTCAGATACTTCAATTCTCCGATTCGAATCGTTAGTTTTGTTCTACGAAAAAATCCCGTAGGTCTGTAGTCCAGTCCTAAACACAAAACCGGGAGAGGCGCTTCCGGTTTTCCCACGATAAAACGGAACGCTCCGGGTCTTCCCTTTCCCATCTTATAAGGAACGGTTGTTTGTTCCGGAAAAATCACGAGCATGTTTCCGTTGTACAAAACCTTCTTCGCAAAAAGAAGATCGCGTTTGCTTTTGCGCGGTTCTAGTCTGTTGAGAGGAATTCCCCCGCATTTTAAAAAGAAGTCGAAAAATTTAGGATCGGCCATCGAGTCTTTCATGATCGCCCAGATGTCCCAGCGCGCTTTGTAAAGTCCTTTGGCGAGTCCCACGGGAATGTCGTCGTTGCGCTGGTGTTTTACGAGTACGAGAACGGTTCCTTCTTTGGGAACGTTTTCGATCCCGATCAGCTCGGTCTTATACTTAAGACTTCCGTAGATGTTTCCGAACCAACGGAGAAGTTTCCGAACTCTGTGAGAGCTTCCCGGATGAACTCCCGGTTCCGCGTCGGGTGCGTCGTATTTTCGTTTGGGTTGTTTCGTTTCTTTTTGAGTGCGTTTTCTTTTCGAATTCATACGTTTTATCTGAGTCGAAAGTGGACTCTCGGTTGCAAAAAAGGGCGAGCTTTTTTTGGGATTTCAGGGCTTTCCGTTACGCTTTTGTTACGGAAGAAATTAACATTTGTTAATACCGATTCGTTTGCTTCTCCGCGTCTGAACTGCAAGGAGCGCGCCGCTTTATGGGAAAGAATAGTCTGAAGTTCACTTTGATCGTTTGGAGTTTGGGAATCCTTGTCGCATTAACGTTTTTGACTTCCGGAACCGCGTATTTTTTCGGGAGCCAAAAAGTGACCGAACATTATCAGGATCAGATGAAAACGGTCGTAAAGATCGTTGCTTACGATTTCGACAATTCCTTGCGATCCCATGCGAACCTCGCCGAGACGATCGCCCACGATCCGAGAACGATCGAATCGATCCGCACTCGTGGACCGGCTGCGAGTCGTTTTTACGCGGAGATTTTAAAACGATACGGATCGTATGAAAACGTGTTCGTATATCCCTCGAACGAGACGGAAAGTTCTCCCGTCGTAGCGGAAGCTCTGGAAGGGAAAACGATCGGTTACGGAAGCACCCCCGAACAAAAACAGGATCTTCAGAATTTTTTACAAGCGTCCTCGAAAGAAACCGTAGCGATGAGCAAGGCGAAGAAGTCGCCGATCACGGGAAGTACGGTCGCCGTTTTGTCCACTGCGGTCAGGGATCAAGGTAGAATCATAGGCGTAGTTTGTATCGCGTTGTCTCTCGATACGATTTCGGATCAACTCGTATCCAACGCGAAGCTCGGTAAGGAAGGTTACGTCGCCGTAGTGGAGCAGGAAGGGAACGTCATCGCTCACAAAAACAAATCCCTGATTTTGAATCTGGACATCGCGAAACAAAGTTTCGGAAAAGAATTGATGGCGCTCCGGAACGGACAGATCTTTCGTTTTTTCTTTGCGGGTCAGAATCGTTTTGCCACCGTTCAACGATTGGATCATTGGAAGTTGAACGTCGCCGCCATTCAACCGATCAACGAAATCTCGGATTCCTTAAACGAACTCATCTTGGGAATTCTTGTCGTTTCCGTTTTGATCGCGTTCGTTTCCGGTAGTTTTCTCTATCGCTTGGTGAGCAAACGTCTGAGACCTCTCGAATCCGCCAGCCGCGTTCTCAAGGAAATGTCGGACGGAAATCTTACGAATCAATTGAACGCCGCCTATCACGATGAGATCGGCGGAATGAGCAAGGATATGAATTCTTTTATAGAAACTCTTTCCGGTTCCATTCGAAACGTGCAGAAGATCGCCACGGATCTTTCGGATTCCTCCAATCAACTCAGCTCTTCTTCGCAATCCTTTGCGGGAGTCGCGCAGGCTACGGCCGCTTCTTCCGAACAAATGTCCGCGACCACCGAGGAAATGGCCGCCGGTATGGAACAGATTACGGATCGGATCACAAGACAATTTCAGAATATTAAATTATTCCATTCTAAGATTAAGGAACTTTCGAGCGGTGCGAGGAGAATCGGCTCGGAGATTCAGAACACGGTTCAAAGAAACGCTACGATCAACGACGACGCGAAACAAGGGGAAGAATCCCTCGCTTCCATGCGGCTTCGATTGAACGAGGTTCTGAAATCCTCCGAACAAATGACGGGAATCATTACGCTCGTTAACGAGATCTCCGATCAAACCCGTCTTCTCGCTTTGAACGCCGCAATCGAAGCGGCTCGCGCCGGTCAGGCCGGAAAAGGTTTTGCAGTCGTCGCGGACGAGATTTCGAAACTTTCGGATAAGACGACTTCTTCCATTCAATCGATCTCCCAAATCTTAGGTAAGAATAAGGAAGAATTGGATCAAGGCGCTCAGGCTCTTCAGGTTTCGGCGGATACGATTCAGAAAATCATCCGGAACGTCGAGGCAGCTTCGGAAGGAATGCGGGAGCTTTTGGCGATCACAGAAGCGCAGGAATTGTTAAACGAAGACGTGGATCGTCAATCCGATACGATCGGAGCGGAAGCGGAATCCGTTAAAATCGCGATCGAAGAACAAAAACGGGCGGTGCGAGAAATCGCGGAAGCCGTTTCCCAATGGAACGAACAGGCGATGGGAACGGCGACGAGTTCGGAGGACGTTTCTTCGACTTCCGTTCAATTGTCCGCAAACGCGGAAAGACTAAAACGGATCGCGGAACAATTTAAGATCCGTTAATAAGGATTGCTTTTTCCGGAAATAATTTATGATACGCGGAATACGAAGAGCGTTTTCCGCATGTCGACCGAACTTCCCTTGATCGAAAACCTGAAAAAAAGAATTCCGGGCCTGGAAAAGAATTGGTCCAGATACAAAAACATGCTTCGGGAAAGAAAGGTTCCCGCAAGAACGATTCTCATCCACAAAGGGGAGAATACGAAGTCGATCTTTTTGGTTCGCAAGGGTTGTCTGAGAATCTGGTTCGACGATAAGGGAAAGGACATCACCATTGCCTTCTTTTTCGAGAACCGAGCCATCGGTTCCCTTCACAGTTATCGCGGCACGACCGCTACAAGCCAATTCCTCTTGGAAAGTATAGAACCCACGGATCTCTACGAGATCAGCGGAGAGGACGCGGCGACTCTTTACCATGAGAACGAAGAACTCAGGGATTATCTTCTGGAATATACGCTGGAACGTTTCGATACGTATATGGGATTGTTTTTATCCAGGATCCGGGAAAGTCCGGAAGAAAGATATTTGAATCTGATCCGGGAACAGCCCGACATCATCAGCCGCATCCCGCAGCATTATATCGCGTCCTATCTGGGTGTGACTCCCGTTTCCTTGAGCAGAATCCGCAATCGGGTTTGGAAGGAACAAAAAGGGAAGTAGAAGCAGAAGCATCTCTATCATCGATTTCGGTTTAGCAAATGTCGCTTATTCTTTTCGATCCACGTTCAGCTCGCCTAGAATGCGGCTCATCGTTTTGAAATCGTAGGGTTTTTGAATGGCCCGATCCAAACCCAACGTTTCGATCGCTTCCTTGCACTGCGGGTCCATATAACCGCTCGCTAATATAAGAGGAATCGAAGGATCTTCCGATCGGATCCGTTTCAATACGTCCAATCCGTTTCGTTTGGGAAGGTTTAGATCGCAGATCACCGTTTGGATTCGATTCTTATGTTTTGCGAATAGATCCAAGGCGACTTCTCCGTCTTCGGCGGCGAGTACTTCGTAGCCGATCTTGGTAAGATAATTCGTAAGCGGTTCCCGAATCATCTGTTCGTCCTCCACGAGCAGGATCGTTTTACGCGAACGAACGTTCTGCTTTTCGAACTCTTTCGGAGGAGCGGGAGCGAACGACGTAACGTCTTCGATCGGAAGATATACGCCGAATGTGGAGCCTTTTCCCGGAATGCTGTCGACCCGGATTTCGCCCGAGTGGTTTTCCACGATTCCATAGACGAGAGAAAGTCCGAGTCCCGTTCCTTTTCCCAATCCTTTGGTCGTAAAGAACGGATCGAAAATTTTCTGTTTCGTCGTTTCATCCATTCCGATTCCCGTATCCGAAACTTCTAAGATTGCGTATTTGCGATTTTTTGAATGTTTGGTCCGGATCGGACCGGGAGGCGAATCCGTCTCCCGAAGGCGAATGGAAAGATCTCCACCGGTCGGCATCGCGTCCTTTGCGTTGAGAATCAGGTTTACGAAAATCTGATGGATCTGCGTATAGTCCGCTCGGATTTTGATGGGTTCGTTCTGCAGATCGGTATGAATCCGAATCGATTTCGGGAACGTGGAGCGGGCGATGTTGACCGCTTCCAAAATCAAATTATTGAATATTATGGATTTAAAATGTGATTCCGTCTTTCTTGCGAGGGTGAGAAGCTGTTTTACAAGACTCGCTCCCCGTTCCGCCGTGTTCTGGATGATCTGAACCGATTGGCGCAGCTTTTGTATGTCGTTCGGATTTTGTTCGATGAGGGAGGCAAAGCCCATAATCACCGTGAGAATGTTATTGAAGTCGTGTGCGACACCGCCCGCAAGGGAACCGATGGATTCCATTCTTTGCGAATGGGCGAGCTGTCTTTCCAATTCGTGTTGCTGCGTCACGTCGCGGGCGACTCCCACGATCCGATCCAGTTTTCCGTTTGCGTCGAAAACCCGGAAGGATTGGATTCGAATCCACTTGATCGAACCGTCCGTATGAAGAATGCGAAACCGTTCGTTAAAATCCGTTTGATCACGTTTCCGATCTAAGATCTTCGTTAAAATCTGCAAATCCTCCGGGTGAACCGCTTCCAACCACGAATCCGGATTTTCGTACAGACTTTTCAACGAACGCTTCCAGATTCTTTCATAGGCGGAGCTGACGTAGATAAGGCGATTGCTTGCCGCTTCCTTCATCCAAAAAACCTCGTCGATCGTTTCGGCAAGAATGCGAAATCGCTCCAAGGCTTCTTTGAGTTCGGCGGTCGAGGATTCGTTCCGGACCGATTCGTTTGCCGTCTCGTCGCAATTTTTTTCCAAACAATCCTGCATCTTGTTTCCTCGATGGTCGCTTGTTTGCGGCTATCTGCAAACTAGGACGGATGAACGGTTCGGCGCGTTATTAACAATTGTTAATTCGTTTCAAAAAATTCGCGTAAACGATTCTCAAAATAAGTGAGAACTAAGTCTTTCGTGGTATCAAGACCGCTTACCGATAAAACTCTAAAAAAACGAAACAGGGGATTTCAAGATGAAGAGAACGATCCTCCGGCGATCGATTGCGCCGGTCTTAGTTTGTGTTTTCGTTGCGGCATCGATC contains these protein-coding regions:
- a CDS encoding patatin-like phospholipase family protein, with translation MKIPEAKGSKRALLVEGGGMKGAFAGGALHSLHTLVSPKHFDLVVAVSSGACSAAYYVTMPKPEPEKSLKTLAIWYFELAGRKLISPFHPFRGKTFLDQEYLVDDLFGSKYPLPAENFEKFGLPEFRVAVSNLQTRTIEYVRATSSNIFDLLKAATSLPIATRGKHRVDGRLYSDAAVLNPLPLEDLIEAGYKDITVVLNSPVERVSPPFSMLTSLLSFPKDWRMAKLMNRWHHHHFNLAREVAQKPPKGVRIHTISPDDPLPVTLVTTNGSKLKKTVDLGIDKGEEIGRLLLKLFTQSKNGKKTSESNGAGSVKKRNVVTVSGAGKTAKKQVRLTNPKKKTATKRKKSK
- a CDS encoding Crp/Fnr family transcriptional regulator — encoded protein: MSTELPLIENLKKRIPGLEKNWSRYKNMLRERKVPARTILIHKGENTKSIFLVRKGCLRIWFDDKGKDITIAFFFENRAIGSLHSYRGTTATSQFLLESIEPTDLYEISGEDAATLYHENEELRDYLLEYTLERFDTYMGLFLSRIRESPEERYLNLIREQPDIISRIPQHYIASYLGVTPVSLSRIRNRVWKEQKGK
- a CDS encoding nuclear transport factor 2 family protein, whose translation is MSTETQTIQKNVTKLNEMILAGDVIKAFEEFYHPNVVMQENTQNPTVGFEANLAREKDFVSKVKWNHADVLSLIVDGEKNRSVVEWEIDYVHKEWGHIKTTQASVQTWKDGKIIHERFYYSVN
- a CDS encoding AraC family transcriptional regulator encodes the protein MSPRKNKPPMLALSDVVEDRDRFFYVGRLEDLPPNFQEYDSAHRHSYFALFFFEKGEGIHTIDFHEFTIEPNSLFFLKPGQVHSWKFSKPVKGYALKISPEFYSERGENLSSIREFPFFSFAPGLSKIKIEDVSRLNSDFRRLLEEAVSDKDQKMLFALTQVALCQAKKEYVREFDAGTDSGKSAAVVSFQSLLEENFLKERNTTFYSRKIGIAPNTLNRICHETLGKSVKAVIHDRILLEIKRLLLHSNLNITQISYELGFEDNAYFSRYFKAKSGISPEKFRESRTKNTTK
- a CDS encoding methyl-accepting chemotaxis protein yields the protein MGKNSLKFTLIVWSLGILVALTFLTSGTAYFFGSQKVTEHYQDQMKTVVKIVAYDFDNSLRSHANLAETIAHDPRTIESIRTRGPAASRFYAEILKRYGSYENVFVYPSNETESSPVVAEALEGKTIGYGSTPEQKQDLQNFLQASSKETVAMSKAKKSPITGSTVAVLSTAVRDQGRIIGVVCIALSLDTISDQLVSNAKLGKEGYVAVVEQEGNVIAHKNKSLILNLDIAKQSFGKELMALRNGQIFRFFFAGQNRFATVQRLDHWKLNVAAIQPINEISDSLNELILGILVVSVLIAFVSGSFLYRLVSKRLRPLESASRVLKEMSDGNLTNQLNAAYHDEIGGMSKDMNSFIETLSGSIRNVQKIATDLSDSSNQLSSSSQSFAGVAQATAASSEQMSATTEEMAAGMEQITDRITRQFQNIKLFHSKIKELSSGARRIGSEIQNTVQRNATINDDAKQGEESLASMRLRLNEVLKSSEQMTGIITLVNEISDQTRLLALNAAIEAARAGQAGKGFAVVADEISKLSDKTTSSIQSISQILGKNKEELDQGAQALQVSADTIQKIIRNVEAASEGMRELLAITEAQELLNEDVDRQSDTIGAEAESVKIAIEEQKRAVREIAEAVSQWNEQAMGTATSSEDVSSTSVQLSANAERLKRIAEQFKIR
- a CDS encoding DoxX family protein, with amino-acid sequence MVDKFFQTEASWILTCLRITLGVVMLPHGLQKLFGWFGGFGFGATMNFFSSQGIPSLVAFLVIVAESFGALGLILGFCTKLSAFGIALTMIGAAFFVREHGFFMNWFGSQGGEGFEYHILAIGIAVALLFEGGGAFSIDALIAEKFE
- a CDS encoding hybrid sensor histidine kinase/response regulator, encoding MQDCLEKNCDETANESVRNESSTAELKEALERFRILAETIDEVFWMKEAASNRLIYVSSAYERIWKRSLKSLYENPDSWLEAVHPEDLQILTKILDRKRDQTDFNERFRILHTDGSIKWIRIQSFRVFDANGKLDRIVGVARDVTQQHELERQLAHSQRMESIGSLAGGVAHDFNNILTVIMGFASLIEQNPNDIQKLRQSVQIIQNTAERGASLVKQLLTLARKTESHFKSIIFNNLILEAVNIARSTFPKSIRIHTDLQNEPIKIRADYTQIHQIFVNLILNAKDAMPTGGDLSIRLRETDSPPGPIRTKHSKNRKYAILEVSDTGIGMDETTKQKIFDPFFTTKGLGKGTGLGLSLVYGIVENHSGEIRVDSIPGKGSTFGVYLPIEDVTSFAPAPPKEFEKQNVRSRKTILLVEDEQMIREPLTNYLTKIGYEVLAAEDGEVALDLFAKHKNRIQTVICDLNLPKRNGLDVLKRIRSEDPSIPLILASGYMDPQCKEAIETLGLDRAIQKPYDFKTMSRILGELNVDRKE
- a CDS encoding lysophospholipid acyltransferase family protein, translating into MNSKRKRTQKETKQPKRKYDAPDAEPGVHPGSSHRVRKLLRWFGNIYGSLKYKTELIGIENVPKEGTVLVLVKHQRNDDIPVGLAKGLYKARWDIWAIMKDSMADPKFFDFFLKCGGIPLNRLEPRKSKRDLLFAKKVLYNGNMLVIFPEQTTVPYKMGKGRPGAFRFIVGKPEAPLPVLCLGLDYRPTGFFRRTKLTIRIGELKYLNPNQDPEEFLHERMHEIATLTNMTYPFEFKKAKLESFEEPDTQAVESTV
- a CDS encoding AraC family transcriptional regulator, whose amino-acid sequence is MPKEEVIRGILYFASALACLVALQKLLPEQKRRENRLLALLFTSLGIILFTASNVIGLVDQTFPHSIFLLLTSFSTIGPLTLLYTHALLYPNQDLDKDIRIHFVLPSIFFVLEVLFFARPSFEIIADLKEFREIRYKHFLAVSFLITAATTTGYFLARYRMLITVFEIPDIRTQIRFIFVLATITVVAMYCLVFGFMGGMDVLFSIGALLVALIVILLFLAPARYPDFFAPLTREVRKRKYEKSLLIGVDLSLLELRIEELMRDKKLYRDPELTLTALSDDLGIKPYQLTEFLNDRLQTGFYAYINRYRIAEAVALLNENPEQDILSICYFVGFNSKSSFNDSFRKITGKTPSQTRRKAAV